The Zingiber officinale cultivar Zhangliang chromosome 9A, Zo_v1.1, whole genome shotgun sequence genome window below encodes:
- the LOC122020383 gene encoding uncharacterized protein LOC122020383 isoform X2 — METLQATPIPFPGAHYFRAIDLPVDGGRGADQLSSAMRALLCFQAAVPSVLCASKANTGTGFGLLGRCRSLSFPRSTGPFIPAPLCSFSGKPPTPPTSPTPPSEDSGSHQDEQGRDPVDEQDLEISIKEYNALLALVQKHLDQLHDLEISIKEHNALLVLAQKHLDQKDYEKAEAIRGRIQNREEHGKMNSKPLLLEAVINFTLAVEKLREGENKKSGELKTLIESGKNLWGAYKKWNEDVGLQAPEVEE; from the exons atGGAGACACTACAAGCAACTCCTATTCCATTCCCAGGCGCGCATTATTTCAGGGCGATCGATCTCCCTGTAGACGGCGGTCGTGGCGCAGATCAGCTCAGCTCAGCTATGAGAGCGCTTCTGTGCTTTCAAGCTGCCGTGCCCTCCGTGCTTTGCGCTTCCAAAGCAAACACCGGCACCGGCTTCGGTTTGCTTGGCCGCTGCCGCAGTCTCAGCTTTCCCCGATCGACCGGCCCCTTCATCCCGGCGCCATTGTGCAGCTTCTCCGGGAAACCGCCGACTCCTCCTACTTCGCCAACTCCGCCTTCGGAGGACTCCGGCAGCCATCAGGATGAGCAGGGAAGGGATCCTGTTGATGAACag GATTTAGAAATCAGCATCAAAGAGTACAATGCCTTATTAGCTCTAGTCCAAAAACACTTGGATCAG CTCCATGATTTAGAAATCAGCATCAAAGAGCACAATGCCTTATTAGTTCTAGCCCAAAAACACTTGGATCAG AAAGACTATGAGAAAGCTGAAGCTATCCGAGGCAGGATTCAGAATCGCGAAGAACATGGTAAAATGAACTCGAAGCCGCTTCTTCTGGAG GCTGTTATTAACTTCACATTGGCAGTGGAGAAGTTGCGAgaaggagaaaataaaaagagTGGCGAGTTAAAAACATTGATTGAGAGTGGCAAAAATTTGTGGGGAGCTTACAAGAAATGGAATGAGGACGTCGGACTTCAAGCACCAGAAGTGGAGGAGTGA
- the LOC122020383 gene encoding uncharacterized protein LOC122020383 isoform X3 encodes METLQATPIPFPGAHYFRAIDLPVDGGRGADQLSSAMRALLCFQAAVPSVLCASKANTGTGFGLLGRCRSLSFPRSTGPFIPAPLCSFSGKPPTPPTSPTPPSEDSGSHQDEQGRDPVDEQLQDLEISIKEYNALLALVQKHLDQKDYEKAEAIRGRIQNREEHGKMNSKPLLLEAVINFTLAVEKLREGENKKSGELKTLIESGKNLWGAYKKWNEDVGLQAPEVEE; translated from the exons atGGAGACACTACAAGCAACTCCTATTCCATTCCCAGGCGCGCATTATTTCAGGGCGATCGATCTCCCTGTAGACGGCGGTCGTGGCGCAGATCAGCTCAGCTCAGCTATGAGAGCGCTTCTGTGCTTTCAAGCTGCCGTGCCCTCCGTGCTTTGCGCTTCCAAAGCAAACACCGGCACCGGCTTCGGTTTGCTTGGCCGCTGCCGCAGTCTCAGCTTTCCCCGATCGACCGGCCCCTTCATCCCGGCGCCATTGTGCAGCTTCTCCGGGAAACCGCCGACTCCTCCTACTTCGCCAACTCCGCCTTCGGAGGACTCCGGCAGCCATCAGGATGAGCAGGGAAGGGATCCTGTTGATGAACag CTCCAGGATTTAGAAATCAGCATCAAAGAGTACAATGCCTTATTAGCTCTAGTCCAAAAACACTTGGATCAG AAAGACTATGAGAAAGCTGAAGCTATCCGAGGCAGGATTCAGAATCGCGAAGAACATGGTAAAATGAACTCGAAGCCGCTTCTTCTGGAG GCTGTTATTAACTTCACATTGGCAGTGGAGAAGTTGCGAgaaggagaaaataaaaagagTGGCGAGTTAAAAACATTGATTGAGAGTGGCAAAAATTTGTGGGGAGCTTACAAGAAATGGAATGAGGACGTCGGACTTCAAGCACCAGAAGTGGAGGAGTGA
- the LOC122020383 gene encoding uncharacterized protein LOC122020383 isoform X1 yields the protein METLQATPIPFPGAHYFRAIDLPVDGGRGADQLSSAMRALLCFQAAVPSVLCASKANTGTGFGLLGRCRSLSFPRSTGPFIPAPLCSFSGKPPTPPTSPTPPSEDSGSHQDEQGRDPVDEQLQDLEISIKEYNALLALVQKHLDQLHDLEISIKEHNALLVLAQKHLDQKDYEKAEAIRGRIQNREEHGKMNSKPLLLEAVINFTLAVEKLREGENKKSGELKTLIESGKNLWGAYKKWNEDVGLQAPEVEE from the exons atGGAGACACTACAAGCAACTCCTATTCCATTCCCAGGCGCGCATTATTTCAGGGCGATCGATCTCCCTGTAGACGGCGGTCGTGGCGCAGATCAGCTCAGCTCAGCTATGAGAGCGCTTCTGTGCTTTCAAGCTGCCGTGCCCTCCGTGCTTTGCGCTTCCAAAGCAAACACCGGCACCGGCTTCGGTTTGCTTGGCCGCTGCCGCAGTCTCAGCTTTCCCCGATCGACCGGCCCCTTCATCCCGGCGCCATTGTGCAGCTTCTCCGGGAAACCGCCGACTCCTCCTACTTCGCCAACTCCGCCTTCGGAGGACTCCGGCAGCCATCAGGATGAGCAGGGAAGGGATCCTGTTGATGAACag CTCCAGGATTTAGAAATCAGCATCAAAGAGTACAATGCCTTATTAGCTCTAGTCCAAAAACACTTGGATCAG CTCCATGATTTAGAAATCAGCATCAAAGAGCACAATGCCTTATTAGTTCTAGCCCAAAAACACTTGGATCAG AAAGACTATGAGAAAGCTGAAGCTATCCGAGGCAGGATTCAGAATCGCGAAGAACATGGTAAAATGAACTCGAAGCCGCTTCTTCTGGAG GCTGTTATTAACTTCACATTGGCAGTGGAGAAGTTGCGAgaaggagaaaataaaaagagTGGCGAGTTAAAAACATTGATTGAGAGTGGCAAAAATTTGTGGGGAGCTTACAAGAAATGGAATGAGGACGTCGGACTTCAAGCACCAGAAGTGGAGGAGTGA